One part of the Phaenicophaeus curvirostris isolate KB17595 chromosome 2, BPBGC_Pcur_1.0, whole genome shotgun sequence genome encodes these proteins:
- the BICRAL gene encoding BRD4-interacting chromatin-remodeling complex-associated protein-like isoform X2, translating to MLVLVVMDDDDDESCLLDLIGDPQALNYFLHGPSGKSSNEDLTNAEYSVANSNSIFANSNNTDPKSSVKGVSGQLGEGPSDGLQLSSSLQFLEDELVSSPLPDLTEDQPFDILQKSLQEANITEQTLAEEAYLDASVGSSQQFAQAQLHPSSSASFTQASNVSNYSGQTLQPIGVTQVVQQPVGASFASNTVGVQHGFMQHVGISVPSQHLSNSNQISGSGQIQLIGSFSNQPSMMTINNLDGSQIILKGNGQQTPANMSSGLLVHRQTPNGNSLFGNSNSSPVAQPVTVPFNSTNFQTSLPVHNIIIQRGLAPNSNKVPINIQPKPVQMGQQTAYNVNNLGIQQHHVQQGIPFASANSPQSSVVGPHMSVNIVNQQNTRKSVTPQTVSNAGGSIVIHSPMGQPHAPQNQFLIPTSLSVNSNSVHHVQAINGQLLQTQPSQLVPSQVSAEHVMLNRNSTNMLRANQSYSGQMLNNQNTAVQLVSGQTFTAPGNQVIVNHGTSQIVGGQVPLQQASPTVLHLSPSQANVSQGRSSFTTMSPGQSTVSNVSASNRFAVASSSGSVHPSLGPSVQSVASGGNFTGDQLTQNRTQAPVSASHRLPASSSKSVSTFSHTSVGVTQQFAFGQKAMNQTSPGSASKTQDNLRQPQLTSLLSNTLSGQDSGGKIIQQSLGNAQPQEKVIGSSSVQQSIQVDGHLVGQKRPAAKQLTKGALILQQLQKDQVYAVTPDKSQFRSLNDAVQRLLSYHVCQGSLPTEEDLRKVDNEFESVATQLLKRTQAMLNKYRCLLIEDAMRINPSAEMVMIDRMFNQEERASLTRDKRLALVDPDGYQADFCCSAKQFDKTAEEAQSSKSDHQSGKTLPSRSQTTKTQARDRPKSSSAECTNHSKLPPVPNHVLTPQEGIASSKKTESLSKALKFEKANCSSESQYTALSEEKMAGKNLAKSTENSLSSEDLSKTVSRGGHGTHNKTPRNTVQSFSKVTCNNSLQDKTLRSSPKNEVLHPDNRKGSGEPQQDLLLSKSLETTFKNILELKKAGRQPQNEATSSGSVELEFPNFSPIASQENCLEKFIPDHSEGGVETDSILEAAVNSILEC from the exons TTGTcatggatgatgatgatgatgaatcCTGTCTCCTTGATCTTATTGG GGACCCACAGGcgctgaattattttcttcatggaCCTAGTGGTAAATCT agcAATGAAGACTTGACTAATGCAGAATATTCTGTAGCCAACTCAAATTCAATTTTCGCCAACTCCAAT aaCACTGATCCGAAGTCGTCTGTGAAAGGTGTAAGCGGTCAGCTTGGAGAGGGGCCTAGTGATGGACTGCAGCTGTCTAGTAGCCTTCAGTTTCTGGAAGATGAACTTGTATCTTCTCCTTTACCTGATCTTACGGAGGATCAGCCTTTTGATATTCTTCAGAAGTCCTTGCAGGAGGCCAATATTACTGAACAGACTTTGGCAGAAGAGGCGTATTTGGATGCCAGTGTAGGTTCTAGCCAACAGTTTGCACAAGCTCAGCTTCATCCTTCTTCATCAGCATCCTTTACTCAGGCTTCTAATGTTTCTAATTACTCAGGTCAGACGTTGCAACCTATAGGAGTTACTCAAGTGGTACAGCAACCTGTTGGAGCATCTTTTGCAAGCAATACAGTCGGTGTACAACATGGCTTTATGCAGCATGTTGGAATTAGTGTTCCCAGCCAGCATTTGTCTAATAGCAACCAGATTAGTGGTTCTGGGCAGATACAGCTAATTGGTTCATTCAGTAATCAGCCTTCCATGATGACCATTAATAACCTTGATGGATCTCAGATTATACTGAAAGGCAATGGGCAACAAACACCTGCAAACATGAGTAGTGGCCTCTTGGTTCATAGACAGACTCCGAATGGTAACTCACTGTTTGGTAACTCAAATTCAAGTCCAGTAGCACAACCTGTAACTGTTCCGTTTAACAGCACAAATTTTCAGACATCATTGCCTGTCCATAATATCATCATTCAAAGGGGTTTGGCACCAAACTCTAACAAAGTTCCCATTAATATCCAACCAAAGCCTGTCCAGATGGGTCAGCAGACTGCTTACAATGTGAATAACTTGGGAATACAGCAACATCACGTACAGCAAGGAATTCCTTTTGCTTCTGCAAACTCACCTCAGAGTTCAGTAGTTGGTCCTCATATGTCTGTTAATATTGTTAATCagcaaaatacaagaaaatcaGTTACACCTCAGACAGTAAGCAATGCTGGAGGTAGTATTGTTATCCATTCACCTATGGGGCAGCCTCATGCACCTCAAAACCAGTTTCTCATACCTACAAGTCTATCCGTTAATTCTAATTCAGTTCATCATGTCCAGGCCATAAATGGACAACTTCTTCAAACTCAGCCTTCCCAGCTGGTTCCTAGCCAAGTGTCTGCCGAGCACGTAATGCTCAACAGGAATTCTACAAACATGCTAAGAGCCAACCAGTCATATTCAGGACAGATGCTGAATAATCAGAACACAGCTGTTCAGCTTGTTTCTGGCCAGACGTTCACAGCTCCTGGAAACCAAGTTATAGTAAATCACGGAACTTCACAAATTGTTGGTGGACAGGTGCCATTGCAGCAGGCATCACCAACAGTGTTGCATCTGTCACCCAGTCAAGCTAATGTTTCTCAAGGTAGATCGAGTTTTACTACGATGTCACCTGGGCAGTCTACAGTCTCAAATGTGTCAGCTTCTAATCGATTTGCTGTTGCAAGTTCTTCTGGTTCAGTACATCCTAGCTTGGGACCATCAGTTCAGTCTGTCGCATCAGGAGGAAACTTTACTGGAGATCAGCTCACGCAGAACAGAACTCAAGCTCCTGTCAGTGCATCTCATCGTCTTCCAGCATCCTCTTCCAAATCTGTGAGCACCTTTAGTCACACATCAGTTGGAGTAACACAACAGTTCGCCTTTGGTCAG AAAGCTATGAACCAGACATCACCAGGTTCCGCTTCGAAGACACAGGATAATTTGAGACAGCCTCAACTAACAAGTCTTCTGAGCAACACACTATCAG GACAGGACTCTGGAGGAAAAATCATACAGCAGTCGCTAGGAAATGCACAGCCACAAGAAAAAGTAATAGGGTCATCATCAGTTCAACAGAGTATACAG GTGGATGGTCATTTAGTTGGACAGAAAAGGCCTGCTGCTAAACAGTTAACTAAAGGAGCTCT CATTCTACAGCAGTTACAGAAGGATCAAGTGTATGCAGTGACACCAGATAAAAGTCAGTTCAGATCATTAAATGATGCTGTTCAGAGACTTCTTTCATACCATGTGTGCCAGGGATCACTGCCAACAGAGGAAGACttaagaaaag TGGACAATGAATTTGAATCTGTAGCTACACAGCTTCTGAAGAGGACACAGGCAATGCTGAACAAATACAGATGTTTGCTTATAGAAGATGCAATG CGAATAAATCCCTCTGCAGAAATGGTTATGATTGATAGGATGTTTAACCAGGAAGAAAGGGCATCTCTGACCCGGGATAAGCGTCTTGCACTAGTGGATCCTG ATGGTTATCAAGctgatttttgttgttctgcCAAACAATTTGATaaaacagctgaagaagcacagtCCAGCAAAAGTGACCATCAGTCTGGCAAAACATTACCTTCTCGAAGTCAGACTACCAAAACCCAAGCCAGAGACCGACCAAAATCCAGCTCAGCAGAGTGCACAAACCACAGTAAACTTCCTCCAGTGCCTAACCATGTTCTGACACCACAAGAAGGAATAGCTTCTAGTAAAAAAACGGAGAGCCTCTCTAAAGCTTTAAAGTTTGAAAAAGCTAATTGTTCTTCTGAGAGCCAATACACGGccctttctgaagaaaagatgGCTGGGAAAAATCTTGCCAAGTCCACTGAGAATTCTTTGAGTTCTGAAGACTTGTCAAAAACTGTGTCAAGAGGTGGTCATGGAACACACAACAAAACACCAAGGAACACAGTTCAGTCTTTCTCAAAGGTAACGTGTAATAATTCCCTCCAAGACAAAACTCTGAGGAGCTCTCCAAAGAATGAGGTTTTACATCCTGATAACAGGAAAGGCTCTGGTGAACCCCAGCAAGACTTACTGCTCAGTAAGAGTTTAGaaactacatttaaaaacattttggaacTTAAAAAAGCGGGGAGACAGCCACAAAATGAGGCTACAAGTAGTGGCTCAGTTGAATTAGAATTTCCTAATTTTTCACCTATTGCTTCACAggaaaactgcctggaaaaATTTATTCCAGACCACAGTGAAGGTGGTGTAGAAACTGACTCTATTTTAGAAGCAGCTGTAAATAGTATCTTAGAGTGTTAA
- the BICRAL gene encoding BRD4-interacting chromatin-remodeling complex-associated protein-like isoform X1: MLVLVVMDDDDDESCLLDLIGDPQALNYFLHGPSGKSSNEDLTNAEYSVANSNSIFANSNNTDPKSSVKGVSGQLGEGPSDGLQLSSSLQFLEDELVSSPLPDLTEDQPFDILQKSLQEANITEQTLAEEAYLDASVGSSQQFAQAQLHPSSSASFTQASNVSNYSGQTLQPIGVTQVVQQPVGASFASNTVGVQHGFMQHVGISVPSQHLSNSNQISGSGQIQLIGSFSNQPSMMTINNLDGSQIILKGNGQQTPANMSSGLLVHRQTPNGNSLFGNSNSSPVAQPVTVPFNSTNFQTSLPVHNIIIQRGLAPNSNKVPINIQPKPVQMGQQTAYNVNNLGIQQHHVQQGIPFASANSPQSSVVGPHMSVNIVNQQNTRKSVTPQTVSNAGGSIVIHSPMGQPHAPQNQFLIPTSLSVNSNSVHHVQAINGQLLQTQPSQLVPSQVSAEHVMLNRNSTNMLRANQSYSGQMLNNQNTAVQLVSGQTFTAPGNQVIVNHGTSQIVGGQVPLQQASPTVLHLSPSQANVSQGRSSFTTMSPGQSTVSNVSASNRFAVASSSGSVHPSLGPSVQSVASGGNFTGDQLTQNRTQAPVSASHRLPASSSKSVSTFSHTSVGVTQQFAFGQKKAMNQTSPGSASKTQDNLRQPQLTSLLSNTLSGQDSGGKIIQQSLGNAQPQEKVIGSSSVQQSIQVDGHLVGQKRPAAKQLTKGALILQQLQKDQVYAVTPDKSQFRSLNDAVQRLLSYHVCQGSLPTEEDLRKVDNEFESVATQLLKRTQAMLNKYRCLLIEDAMRINPSAEMVMIDRMFNQEERASLTRDKRLALVDPDGYQADFCCSAKQFDKTAEEAQSSKSDHQSGKTLPSRSQTTKTQARDRPKSSSAECTNHSKLPPVPNHVLTPQEGIASSKKTESLSKALKFEKANCSSESQYTALSEEKMAGKNLAKSTENSLSSEDLSKTVSRGGHGTHNKTPRNTVQSFSKVTCNNSLQDKTLRSSPKNEVLHPDNRKGSGEPQQDLLLSKSLETTFKNILELKKAGRQPQNEATSSGSVELEFPNFSPIASQENCLEKFIPDHSEGGVETDSILEAAVNSILEC, encoded by the exons TTGTcatggatgatgatgatgatgaatcCTGTCTCCTTGATCTTATTGG GGACCCACAGGcgctgaattattttcttcatggaCCTAGTGGTAAATCT agcAATGAAGACTTGACTAATGCAGAATATTCTGTAGCCAACTCAAATTCAATTTTCGCCAACTCCAAT aaCACTGATCCGAAGTCGTCTGTGAAAGGTGTAAGCGGTCAGCTTGGAGAGGGGCCTAGTGATGGACTGCAGCTGTCTAGTAGCCTTCAGTTTCTGGAAGATGAACTTGTATCTTCTCCTTTACCTGATCTTACGGAGGATCAGCCTTTTGATATTCTTCAGAAGTCCTTGCAGGAGGCCAATATTACTGAACAGACTTTGGCAGAAGAGGCGTATTTGGATGCCAGTGTAGGTTCTAGCCAACAGTTTGCACAAGCTCAGCTTCATCCTTCTTCATCAGCATCCTTTACTCAGGCTTCTAATGTTTCTAATTACTCAGGTCAGACGTTGCAACCTATAGGAGTTACTCAAGTGGTACAGCAACCTGTTGGAGCATCTTTTGCAAGCAATACAGTCGGTGTACAACATGGCTTTATGCAGCATGTTGGAATTAGTGTTCCCAGCCAGCATTTGTCTAATAGCAACCAGATTAGTGGTTCTGGGCAGATACAGCTAATTGGTTCATTCAGTAATCAGCCTTCCATGATGACCATTAATAACCTTGATGGATCTCAGATTATACTGAAAGGCAATGGGCAACAAACACCTGCAAACATGAGTAGTGGCCTCTTGGTTCATAGACAGACTCCGAATGGTAACTCACTGTTTGGTAACTCAAATTCAAGTCCAGTAGCACAACCTGTAACTGTTCCGTTTAACAGCACAAATTTTCAGACATCATTGCCTGTCCATAATATCATCATTCAAAGGGGTTTGGCACCAAACTCTAACAAAGTTCCCATTAATATCCAACCAAAGCCTGTCCAGATGGGTCAGCAGACTGCTTACAATGTGAATAACTTGGGAATACAGCAACATCACGTACAGCAAGGAATTCCTTTTGCTTCTGCAAACTCACCTCAGAGTTCAGTAGTTGGTCCTCATATGTCTGTTAATATTGTTAATCagcaaaatacaagaaaatcaGTTACACCTCAGACAGTAAGCAATGCTGGAGGTAGTATTGTTATCCATTCACCTATGGGGCAGCCTCATGCACCTCAAAACCAGTTTCTCATACCTACAAGTCTATCCGTTAATTCTAATTCAGTTCATCATGTCCAGGCCATAAATGGACAACTTCTTCAAACTCAGCCTTCCCAGCTGGTTCCTAGCCAAGTGTCTGCCGAGCACGTAATGCTCAACAGGAATTCTACAAACATGCTAAGAGCCAACCAGTCATATTCAGGACAGATGCTGAATAATCAGAACACAGCTGTTCAGCTTGTTTCTGGCCAGACGTTCACAGCTCCTGGAAACCAAGTTATAGTAAATCACGGAACTTCACAAATTGTTGGTGGACAGGTGCCATTGCAGCAGGCATCACCAACAGTGTTGCATCTGTCACCCAGTCAAGCTAATGTTTCTCAAGGTAGATCGAGTTTTACTACGATGTCACCTGGGCAGTCTACAGTCTCAAATGTGTCAGCTTCTAATCGATTTGCTGTTGCAAGTTCTTCTGGTTCAGTACATCCTAGCTTGGGACCATCAGTTCAGTCTGTCGCATCAGGAGGAAACTTTACTGGAGATCAGCTCACGCAGAACAGAACTCAAGCTCCTGTCAGTGCATCTCATCGTCTTCCAGCATCCTCTTCCAAATCTGTGAGCACCTTTAGTCACACATCAGTTGGAGTAACACAACAGTTCGCCTTTGGTCAG AAGAAAGCTATGAACCAGACATCACCAGGTTCCGCTTCGAAGACACAGGATAATTTGAGACAGCCTCAACTAACAAGTCTTCTGAGCAACACACTATCAG GACAGGACTCTGGAGGAAAAATCATACAGCAGTCGCTAGGAAATGCACAGCCACAAGAAAAAGTAATAGGGTCATCATCAGTTCAACAGAGTATACAG GTGGATGGTCATTTAGTTGGACAGAAAAGGCCTGCTGCTAAACAGTTAACTAAAGGAGCTCT CATTCTACAGCAGTTACAGAAGGATCAAGTGTATGCAGTGACACCAGATAAAAGTCAGTTCAGATCATTAAATGATGCTGTTCAGAGACTTCTTTCATACCATGTGTGCCAGGGATCACTGCCAACAGAGGAAGACttaagaaaag TGGACAATGAATTTGAATCTGTAGCTACACAGCTTCTGAAGAGGACACAGGCAATGCTGAACAAATACAGATGTTTGCTTATAGAAGATGCAATG CGAATAAATCCCTCTGCAGAAATGGTTATGATTGATAGGATGTTTAACCAGGAAGAAAGGGCATCTCTGACCCGGGATAAGCGTCTTGCACTAGTGGATCCTG ATGGTTATCAAGctgatttttgttgttctgcCAAACAATTTGATaaaacagctgaagaagcacagtCCAGCAAAAGTGACCATCAGTCTGGCAAAACATTACCTTCTCGAAGTCAGACTACCAAAACCCAAGCCAGAGACCGACCAAAATCCAGCTCAGCAGAGTGCACAAACCACAGTAAACTTCCTCCAGTGCCTAACCATGTTCTGACACCACAAGAAGGAATAGCTTCTAGTAAAAAAACGGAGAGCCTCTCTAAAGCTTTAAAGTTTGAAAAAGCTAATTGTTCTTCTGAGAGCCAATACACGGccctttctgaagaaaagatgGCTGGGAAAAATCTTGCCAAGTCCACTGAGAATTCTTTGAGTTCTGAAGACTTGTCAAAAACTGTGTCAAGAGGTGGTCATGGAACACACAACAAAACACCAAGGAACACAGTTCAGTCTTTCTCAAAGGTAACGTGTAATAATTCCCTCCAAGACAAAACTCTGAGGAGCTCTCCAAAGAATGAGGTTTTACATCCTGATAACAGGAAAGGCTCTGGTGAACCCCAGCAAGACTTACTGCTCAGTAAGAGTTTAGaaactacatttaaaaacattttggaacTTAAAAAAGCGGGGAGACAGCCACAAAATGAGGCTACAAGTAGTGGCTCAGTTGAATTAGAATTTCCTAATTTTTCACCTATTGCTTCACAggaaaactgcctggaaaaATTTATTCCAGACCACAGTGAAGGTGGTGTAGAAACTGACTCTATTTTAGAAGCAGCTGTAAATAGTATCTTAGAGTGTTAA
- the BICRAL gene encoding BRD4-interacting chromatin-remodeling complex-associated protein-like isoform X3 — MDDDDDESCLLDLIGDPQALNYFLHGPSGKSSNEDLTNAEYSVANSNSIFANSNNTDPKSSVKGVSGQLGEGPSDGLQLSSSLQFLEDELVSSPLPDLTEDQPFDILQKSLQEANITEQTLAEEAYLDASVGSSQQFAQAQLHPSSSASFTQASNVSNYSGQTLQPIGVTQVVQQPVGASFASNTVGVQHGFMQHVGISVPSQHLSNSNQISGSGQIQLIGSFSNQPSMMTINNLDGSQIILKGNGQQTPANMSSGLLVHRQTPNGNSLFGNSNSSPVAQPVTVPFNSTNFQTSLPVHNIIIQRGLAPNSNKVPINIQPKPVQMGQQTAYNVNNLGIQQHHVQQGIPFASANSPQSSVVGPHMSVNIVNQQNTRKSVTPQTVSNAGGSIVIHSPMGQPHAPQNQFLIPTSLSVNSNSVHHVQAINGQLLQTQPSQLVPSQVSAEHVMLNRNSTNMLRANQSYSGQMLNNQNTAVQLVSGQTFTAPGNQVIVNHGTSQIVGGQVPLQQASPTVLHLSPSQANVSQGRSSFTTMSPGQSTVSNVSASNRFAVASSSGSVHPSLGPSVQSVASGGNFTGDQLTQNRTQAPVSASHRLPASSSKSVSTFSHTSVGVTQQFAFGQKKAMNQTSPGSASKTQDNLRQPQLTSLLSNTLSGQDSGGKIIQQSLGNAQPQEKVIGSSSVQQSIQVDGHLVGQKRPAAKQLTKGALILQQLQKDQVYAVTPDKSQFRSLNDAVQRLLSYHVCQGSLPTEEDLRKVDNEFESVATQLLKRTQAMLNKYRCLLIEDAMRINPSAEMVMIDRMFNQEERASLTRDKRLALVDPDGYQADFCCSAKQFDKTAEEAQSSKSDHQSGKTLPSRSQTTKTQARDRPKSSSAECTNHSKLPPVPNHVLTPQEGIASSKKTESLSKALKFEKANCSSESQYTALSEEKMAGKNLAKSTENSLSSEDLSKTVSRGGHGTHNKTPRNTVQSFSKVTCNNSLQDKTLRSSPKNEVLHPDNRKGSGEPQQDLLLSKSLETTFKNILELKKAGRQPQNEATSSGSVELEFPNFSPIASQENCLEKFIPDHSEGGVETDSILEAAVNSILEC, encoded by the exons atggatgatgatgatgatgaatcCTGTCTCCTTGATCTTATTGG GGACCCACAGGcgctgaattattttcttcatggaCCTAGTGGTAAATCT agcAATGAAGACTTGACTAATGCAGAATATTCTGTAGCCAACTCAAATTCAATTTTCGCCAACTCCAAT aaCACTGATCCGAAGTCGTCTGTGAAAGGTGTAAGCGGTCAGCTTGGAGAGGGGCCTAGTGATGGACTGCAGCTGTCTAGTAGCCTTCAGTTTCTGGAAGATGAACTTGTATCTTCTCCTTTACCTGATCTTACGGAGGATCAGCCTTTTGATATTCTTCAGAAGTCCTTGCAGGAGGCCAATATTACTGAACAGACTTTGGCAGAAGAGGCGTATTTGGATGCCAGTGTAGGTTCTAGCCAACAGTTTGCACAAGCTCAGCTTCATCCTTCTTCATCAGCATCCTTTACTCAGGCTTCTAATGTTTCTAATTACTCAGGTCAGACGTTGCAACCTATAGGAGTTACTCAAGTGGTACAGCAACCTGTTGGAGCATCTTTTGCAAGCAATACAGTCGGTGTACAACATGGCTTTATGCAGCATGTTGGAATTAGTGTTCCCAGCCAGCATTTGTCTAATAGCAACCAGATTAGTGGTTCTGGGCAGATACAGCTAATTGGTTCATTCAGTAATCAGCCTTCCATGATGACCATTAATAACCTTGATGGATCTCAGATTATACTGAAAGGCAATGGGCAACAAACACCTGCAAACATGAGTAGTGGCCTCTTGGTTCATAGACAGACTCCGAATGGTAACTCACTGTTTGGTAACTCAAATTCAAGTCCAGTAGCACAACCTGTAACTGTTCCGTTTAACAGCACAAATTTTCAGACATCATTGCCTGTCCATAATATCATCATTCAAAGGGGTTTGGCACCAAACTCTAACAAAGTTCCCATTAATATCCAACCAAAGCCTGTCCAGATGGGTCAGCAGACTGCTTACAATGTGAATAACTTGGGAATACAGCAACATCACGTACAGCAAGGAATTCCTTTTGCTTCTGCAAACTCACCTCAGAGTTCAGTAGTTGGTCCTCATATGTCTGTTAATATTGTTAATCagcaaaatacaagaaaatcaGTTACACCTCAGACAGTAAGCAATGCTGGAGGTAGTATTGTTATCCATTCACCTATGGGGCAGCCTCATGCACCTCAAAACCAGTTTCTCATACCTACAAGTCTATCCGTTAATTCTAATTCAGTTCATCATGTCCAGGCCATAAATGGACAACTTCTTCAAACTCAGCCTTCCCAGCTGGTTCCTAGCCAAGTGTCTGCCGAGCACGTAATGCTCAACAGGAATTCTACAAACATGCTAAGAGCCAACCAGTCATATTCAGGACAGATGCTGAATAATCAGAACACAGCTGTTCAGCTTGTTTCTGGCCAGACGTTCACAGCTCCTGGAAACCAAGTTATAGTAAATCACGGAACTTCACAAATTGTTGGTGGACAGGTGCCATTGCAGCAGGCATCACCAACAGTGTTGCATCTGTCACCCAGTCAAGCTAATGTTTCTCAAGGTAGATCGAGTTTTACTACGATGTCACCTGGGCAGTCTACAGTCTCAAATGTGTCAGCTTCTAATCGATTTGCTGTTGCAAGTTCTTCTGGTTCAGTACATCCTAGCTTGGGACCATCAGTTCAGTCTGTCGCATCAGGAGGAAACTTTACTGGAGATCAGCTCACGCAGAACAGAACTCAAGCTCCTGTCAGTGCATCTCATCGTCTTCCAGCATCCTCTTCCAAATCTGTGAGCACCTTTAGTCACACATCAGTTGGAGTAACACAACAGTTCGCCTTTGGTCAG AAGAAAGCTATGAACCAGACATCACCAGGTTCCGCTTCGAAGACACAGGATAATTTGAGACAGCCTCAACTAACAAGTCTTCTGAGCAACACACTATCAG GACAGGACTCTGGAGGAAAAATCATACAGCAGTCGCTAGGAAATGCACAGCCACAAGAAAAAGTAATAGGGTCATCATCAGTTCAACAGAGTATACAG GTGGATGGTCATTTAGTTGGACAGAAAAGGCCTGCTGCTAAACAGTTAACTAAAGGAGCTCT CATTCTACAGCAGTTACAGAAGGATCAAGTGTATGCAGTGACACCAGATAAAAGTCAGTTCAGATCATTAAATGATGCTGTTCAGAGACTTCTTTCATACCATGTGTGCCAGGGATCACTGCCAACAGAGGAAGACttaagaaaag TGGACAATGAATTTGAATCTGTAGCTACACAGCTTCTGAAGAGGACACAGGCAATGCTGAACAAATACAGATGTTTGCTTATAGAAGATGCAATG CGAATAAATCCCTCTGCAGAAATGGTTATGATTGATAGGATGTTTAACCAGGAAGAAAGGGCATCTCTGACCCGGGATAAGCGTCTTGCACTAGTGGATCCTG ATGGTTATCAAGctgatttttgttgttctgcCAAACAATTTGATaaaacagctgaagaagcacagtCCAGCAAAAGTGACCATCAGTCTGGCAAAACATTACCTTCTCGAAGTCAGACTACCAAAACCCAAGCCAGAGACCGACCAAAATCCAGCTCAGCAGAGTGCACAAACCACAGTAAACTTCCTCCAGTGCCTAACCATGTTCTGACACCACAAGAAGGAATAGCTTCTAGTAAAAAAACGGAGAGCCTCTCTAAAGCTTTAAAGTTTGAAAAAGCTAATTGTTCTTCTGAGAGCCAATACACGGccctttctgaagaaaagatgGCTGGGAAAAATCTTGCCAAGTCCACTGAGAATTCTTTGAGTTCTGAAGACTTGTCAAAAACTGTGTCAAGAGGTGGTCATGGAACACACAACAAAACACCAAGGAACACAGTTCAGTCTTTCTCAAAGGTAACGTGTAATAATTCCCTCCAAGACAAAACTCTGAGGAGCTCTCCAAAGAATGAGGTTTTACATCCTGATAACAGGAAAGGCTCTGGTGAACCCCAGCAAGACTTACTGCTCAGTAAGAGTTTAGaaactacatttaaaaacattttggaacTTAAAAAAGCGGGGAGACAGCCACAAAATGAGGCTACAAGTAGTGGCTCAGTTGAATTAGAATTTCCTAATTTTTCACCTATTGCTTCACAggaaaactgcctggaaaaATTTATTCCAGACCACAGTGAAGGTGGTGTAGAAACTGACTCTATTTTAGAAGCAGCTGTAAATAGTATCTTAGAGTGTTAA